Proteins co-encoded in one Triplophysa dalaica isolate WHDGS20190420 chromosome 16, ASM1584641v1, whole genome shotgun sequence genomic window:
- the LOC130438052 gene encoding uncharacterized protein LOC130438052, which translates to MSFICTEVYTEDCLHQSDVYTGPNPGSVSSSHRASTKEMSGLSPCAYMAFKNLKRRWLKTRNTSSQRQESGRQQMSLEPPVLTSTQKMVMEPSVPAESPFHACILRDHPSSSLPEDQASDREVSIASPQASEASEKQKRRRKKKNIASQMLENEGQEISTELTVPAVSPPHQESLTEESESRLPAAAAMDPASADLPKSQEKNSKMETETTVDDMCKMLNGLHVSTELTGLPTPPAVPHFRNYPPSSISAMTCPSTFSFIVPPTFVFTPSQQTGSSPMTGQEMSVKPPVTADTRASPSPPQEPAMKLENDASSGDVSKQSHGVAKLSKKKASIQRQENDGQEMSTESPVPAASPTQQILTETLDGPNPAEFGPQLPPEATVDPTTADLPECVYESSILDSDTTIEDVCKQLDEFQLLKNPPALPTPPAVPQHNPPASSFPTKCNFFNKIRQWVDTKSQQTLLLQQLLNFKSYM; encoded by the exons ATGAG CTTCATCTGCACAGAGGTTTATACTGAAGACTGTCTCCATCAATCAGATGTCTACACAGGCCCCAATCCCGGCAGCGTCTCCTCCTCA CATCGGGCCTCCACCAAAGAGATGTCCGGCTTATCTCCTTGTGCTTATATGGCTTTCAAGAACTTGAAGAGAAGGTGGTTGAAAACTAGAAATA CTTCTTCACAGAGGCAGGAGAGTGGTAGACAACAGATGTCTCTTGAGCCCCCTGTGTTGACATCTACACAAAAGATGGTTATGGAGCCCTCTGTCCCGGCAGAGTCTCCTTTTCA tgCTTGTATTTTAAGGGATCATCCTTCTTCTTCACTGCCGGAAGATCAGGCTTCAGATAGAGAGGTGTCCATAGCATCTCCTCAAGCTTCTGAGGCCTCcgagaaacaaaaaagaaggaggaaaaagaaaaata TTGCGTCACAAATGCTGGAGAATGAGGGACAGGAGATATCCACAGAGCTGACCGTCCCAGCAGTGTCTCCTCCTCA CCAGGAGAGTCTTACAGAGGAATCTGAGTCCCGGCTCCCTGCAGCAGCTGCTATGGATCCCGCATCAG cAGATCTTCCAAAAAGCCAGGAAAAGAACAGCAAAATGGAAACTGAGACCACAGTTGATGATATGTGCAAGATGCTGAATGGACTCCATGTGTCCACAGAGCTCACAGGCTTACCTACACCGCCTGCTGTACCTCA TTTTAGGAATTATCCTCCTTCCTCCATCTCCGCTATGACGTGTCCCTCCACATTTAGTTTTATAGTGCCTCCAACATTTG TTTTTACACCGAGTCAGCAGACTGGCTCTAGTCCGATGACTGGACAAGAAATGTCTGTGAAGCCCCCAGTGACAGCAGACACCAGAGCATCACCTTCTCCACCTCA GGAACCTGCCATGAAGCTGGAGAATGATGCTTCATCCGGAGATGTCTCTAAACAATCTCATGGGGTGGCTAAGCTATCCAAGAAGAAAGCTTCCATACAAAGGCAGGAGAATGATGGACAGGAAATGTCCACAGAGTCGCCCGTCCCGGCAGCGTCTCCAACTCA GCAGATTCTTACAGAGACACTTGATGGTCCAAATCCAGCCGAATTTGGGCCCCAGTTACCTCCAGAAGCTACTGTTGATCCAACAACAG CGGATCTTCCAGAGTGCGTGTATGAGAGCAGCATACTGGACTCTGATACCACAATTGAAGATGTATGCAAGCAGCTGGATGAATTCCAACTTTTAAAAAATCCCCCAGCTCTACCTACACCACCTGCTGTACCTCA GCATAATCCTCCTGCCTCGAGCTTCCCTACGAAGTGTAAC ttttttaacaaaatcagaCAATGGGTGGACACGAAAAGTCAACAGACCCTCCTCCTACAGCAGCTTCTCAATTTCA AGTCTTACATGTAG